One Catharus ustulatus isolate bCatUst1 chromosome 2, bCatUst1.pri.v2, whole genome shotgun sequence genomic window carries:
- the ARHGAP6 gene encoding rho GTPase-activating protein 6 isoform X1: MSGRSVRLKSVPVQSLSELERARLQEVAFYQLQQDCDLGCQITIPKDGQKRKKSLRKKLDSLGKEKNRDKEFIPQAFGMPLSQVIANDRAYKLKQDSQREEQKDVSDFVAFLLPFGTKRQNKELSSSNSSLSSTSETPNESTSPNTPEPAPRARRRGAMSVDSITDLDDNHSRLLEALQLSLPAEAQSKKEKARDKKLSLNPIYRQVPRLVDSCCQHLEKHGLQTVGIFRVGSSKKRVRQLREEFDRGVDVVLDEEHSIHDVAALLKEFLRDMPDPLLTRELYTPFINTLLLEPDEQLSTLQLLIYLLPPCNCDTLHRLLQFLSTVAGHAEDTRDKDGQEITGNKMTSLNLATIFGPNLLHKQKSTDKEFSVQSSARAEESTAIIAVVQKMIENYETLFMVSPDLQNEVLISLLETDPDVVDYLLRRKASQSSSPEMLRSEGSYSTGERHSSTDSNKASSGDVSPYDNNSPVLSERSLLAMQEEVARSPDKLYKVPEQYTLVGHLQTKPKENSSASQAAKDVSEDHFDIWGTWHSTLKSGFKDPVITGSYGNIYESSLLRPGQCSLSQGNLAVCPPRWQGSSSELDSGRQAMRRSQTTAAIPECQLQPPVSRLCSHPHREAGCRSSELSHSRSEQHLTLSSVEDLSEHDSNAGCLQSTARPSYRKERPPPPYPGLAKTSSALPQRSSVSSTMHSLRRLQLPEKSSGPRAAGGPPGRAPEPATSRQEQPAPHAQAGHNYSTAPHSQNSKSVSEADWNEWQRERWQIWELLSADNPDALPETLV; encoded by the exons aATTTATTCCCCAGGCTTTTGGAATGCCTTTGTCTCAAGTGATTGCTAATGACCGGGCCTACAAGCTCAAGCAAGACTCTCAGAGAGAAGAGCAAAAAGATGTTTCGGATTTTGTGGCCTTTCTCTTGCCATTCGGAACTAAAAGGCAGAACAAAGAACTTTCAAGCAGTAACTCATCTCTCAGCTCAACCTCGGAAACACCGAATGAATCCACTTCTCCAAACACACCTGAGCCAGCGCCACGGGCAAGGAGGCGT GGCGCGATGTCTGTGGACTCTATTACAGATCTTGATGACAATCACTCAAGGCTGTTGGaggctctccagctctctttgCCAGCAGAAGCCcagagcaagaaagaaaaggcaagagaTAAGAAACTAAGCCTGAACCCTATTTACAGGCAGGTCCCCCGGCTTGTAGATAGTTGCTGCCAGCACTTGGAAAAGCATG GTCTCCAGACAGTAGGAATATTCAGAGTTGGAAGCTCAAAAAAGAGAGTAAGACAG ttacgTGAAGAGTTTGACCGAGGTGTAGATGTTGTATTAGATGAAGAGCACAGCATTCACGATGTTGCTGCCTTGTTAAAGGAATTTCTGCGTGACATGCCTGACCCACTTCTCACCAGAGAGCTTTATACACCTTTCATCAACACTCTCT tATTAGAGCCAGATGAACAGCTCAGCACCTTACAGCTTCTCATTTATCTTCTACCTCCTTGTAACTGCGATACCCTTCACCGGCTGCTGCAGTTCCTCTCCACAGTAGCTGGCCATGCAGAAGACACCAGAGACAAGGATGGCCAAGAG ATTACTGGGAACAAAATGACATCACTTAACCTGGCCACCATCTTTGGCCCTAACTTGTTGCACAAGCAGAAATCTACAGACAAGGAATTCTCAGTTCAGAGCTCAGCTCGAGCTGAAGAGAGTACTGCTATCATAGCTGTTGTGCAAAAGATGATTGAAAACTATGAAACCCTTTTCATG GTTTCCCCTGATTTACAGAATGAAGTGCTTATTAGCTTATTAGAGACTGACCCAGATGTTGTGGACTATTTGCTGAGGAGGAAAGCTTCCCAGTCATC GAGCCCTGAGATGCTGCGGTCAGAAGGTTCCTACTCCACAGGAGAAAGACATTCTTCCACAGACTCCAACAAAGCTTCCAGTGGTGATGTCTCCCCTTACGACAACAACTCCCCGGTGCTGTCGGAGCGCTCGCTGCTGGCAATGCAAGAGGAAGTTGCCCGCAGCCCAGATAAGCTGTACAAGGTACCTGAGCAGTACACGCTGGTTGGACACTTGCAAACTAAGCCAAAGGAGAACTCTTCTGCATCACAGGCTGCAAAAG ATGTTTCTGAAGATCATTTTGATATCTGGGGCACTTGGCATTCAACGCTGAAAAGTGGCTTCAAAGATCCAGTAATCACAG GCTCTTACGGGAACATTTATGAGAGCAGCTTGCTGCGGCCCGGACAGTGCTCCCTTTCCCAGGGGAACCTGGCCGTGTGTCCCCCTCGgtggcagggcagctcctcagagctggaCAGCGGCAGGCAGGCCATGCGGAGGAGCCAGACGACAGCTGCCATTCCCGagtgccagctccagccccccgTGTCTCGGCTCTGCAGTCACCCACACCGTGAAGccggctgcaggagctcagagctgtcccaCTCCAGGTCGGAGCAGCACTTGACTTTGAGCAGTGTGGAGGACCTCAGTGAGCACGACTCGAACGCGGGTTGTTTGCAGAGTACAGCCAGGCCCTCCTACAGGAAAGAGCGGCCGCCACCCCCTTACCCAGGCCTAGCAAAAACAAGCTCTGCCTTGCCACAGCGGTCCAGTGTTTCCTCAACGATGCACTCTTTGCGGAGACTTCAACTCCCAGAAAAAAGCTCTGGGCCAAGAGCAGCTGGAGGGCCACCAGGCAGAGCCCCTGAGCCGGCCAcctccaggcaggagcagccggCCCCGCACGCACAAGCGGGTCACAACTATTCCACAGCACCTCACAGCCAGAACAGTAAAAGTGTTTCAGAGGCGGACTGGAATGAGTGGCAAAGGGAGAGGTGGCAGATCTGGGAGCTGTTATCGGCTGATAACCCTGATGCCCTCCCAGAAACCCTTGTATGA